One segment of Solanum lycopersicum chromosome 1, SLM_r2.1 DNA contains the following:
- the LOC101247253 gene encoding non-specific lipid transfer protein GPI-anchored 14, translating to MSNFFPLITKNYQRQKQSSRHFSSLYKHFNMVSCTMRYQLRLVLLLILCVIGNSDTEKDKEECTQSLIGLATCLPYVGGNAPAPTPDCCTGLKQVLKDSKKCLCLLIKDRNDPDLGLQLNVTLALTLPSVCKAPANISECPALLHLPANSPDAQVFYQIANNSSSIAGSPLAHSPIPSVGSSPTGAPAGAPKSAGCHIGKRYFGLEAIVGVVLLWSLTSNFFIG from the exons ATGTCTAACTTTTTTCCACTTATCACAAAAAACTACCAAAGGCAAAAACAGAGTTCAAGACACTTCAGTTCCCTCTATAAACATTTCAATATGGTTTCTTGCACCATGAGATATCAGCTGAGattggtgttgttgttgatatTATGTGTAATTGGAAATTCAGACACAGAAAAGGACAAAGAAGAGTGTACACAATCATTGATTGGTCTGGCAACATGTTTGCCTTATGTTGGAGGTAATGCACCAGCTCCTACACCAGATTGCTGTACTGGATTGAAACAAGTGTTGAAAGATAGCAAGAAGTGTCTTTGTTTGTTAATTAAGGACAGAAATGATCCTGATTTGGGACTTCAACTCAATGTTACACTTGCTTTAACACTCCCCTCTGTTTGTAAAGCCCCTGCTAATATTTCTGAATGCCCTG CACTTCTCCACTTGCCTGCAAATTCACCAGATGCTCAAGTATTCTATCAAATTGCTAATAATTCAAGCAGCATTGCTGGTAGTCCACTTGCACATAGCCCCATTCCTTCTG tTGGATCTAGTCCTACAGGTGCCCCTGCTGGTGCTCCTAAATCTGCTGGTTGTCATATTGGAAAGAGATATTTTGGATTAGAAGCAATTGTTGGTGTAGTCCTTCTTTGGTctttaacttcaaatttcttCATAGGATGA